One Alkaliphilus sp. B6464 genomic window carries:
- a CDS encoding thiamine diphosphokinase, with protein sequence MKVTVVTNGHIENMNILKSVIQNSDYIICADGAAKYLMKLNIYPNILVGDLDSINKDAFQWIENGGVKVQQFPVKKDMTDTELAVEFALEQSPSAITIAGAIGSRMDHSLGNIMLLYKIHKMGIKANIINEINDITITDSTINIAGKIGQTISVIPISGDVKGVTLEGLEYPLTNHDIDMGSSLGISNRFIKDRATISVKEGTVLIIKVLGEV encoded by the coding sequence ATGAAAGTAACCGTAGTAACAAATGGTCATATTGAAAACATGAATATTTTAAAATCTGTTATTCAAAACAGTGATTATATTATTTGTGCAGATGGTGCAGCTAAATACTTAATGAAATTAAATATTTATCCAAATATATTGGTGGGAGATCTCGACTCCATTAACAAGGATGCGTTTCAGTGGATAGAAAACGGCGGAGTCAAGGTTCAGCAGTTTCCTGTAAAGAAGGATATGACAGATACGGAGTTAGCTGTAGAATTTGCGTTAGAGCAGTCACCGAGCGCAATAACTATTGCAGGCGCCATAGGTTCTCGTATGGACCATAGTTTAGGTAATATAATGTTACTGTATAAAATTCATAAAATGGGTATTAAGGCAAATATCATTAATGAGATAAACGATATTACTATAACAGATAGTACTATAAATATAGCAGGGAAAATAGGACAAACTATTTCTGTAATACCTATTAGTGGAGATGTAAAGGGTGTTACATTAGAAGGGCTAGAATATCCTTTAACTAATCACGATATCGATATGGGAAGCTCTTTAGGTATTAGTAATAGATTTATAAAAGATAGGGCAACTATTTCAGTTAAAGAAGGAACTGTTTTAATTATTAAGGTTTTAGGCGAAGTATAA
- the rpmB gene encoding 50S ribosomal protein L28, which yields MARVCEVCNKGRVSGNQISHSNRHNRRTWEPNLRRVRAIVKGTAKRINVCTRCLRSGKVERAL from the coding sequence GTGGCAAGAGTATGCGAAGTTTGTAATAAGGGTAGAGTTTCAGGTAATCAGATCAGTCACTCCAACCGTCATAACAGAAGAACTTGGGAACCTAACTTAAGAAGAGTTAGAGCTATAGTTAAAGGTACAGCAAAGAGAATCAATGTATGTACAAGATGCCTACGTTCTGGAAAAGTTGAAAGAGCTTTATAA
- a CDS encoding Stp1/IreP family PP2C-type Ser/Thr phosphatase, protein MNVSAISDIGKVRDINEDNYCISEKGYGLFIVADGMGGHNAGEIASFLAVNSIKDHINKYVSIDMEEQSIKGIIYEAFNRANEKILIHANENLSCDGMGTTTTLVLKINSILYIGHVGDSRAYLIRDGAIEQVTQDHSLVAELVRSGSITELEAMKHPQKNVITRALGTSKSIKVDIFTIDFNAADALILCTDGLSNFVDNYEIEKVVSELKDSNEACERLVSMANKRGGYDNITVLVAKNNEKNIESR, encoded by the coding sequence ATGAATGTTAGTGCTATTTCAGATATTGGGAAGGTAAGAGATATTAACGAAGATAATTATTGTATTTCTGAAAAGGGTTATGGGTTATTTATAGTGGCTGATGGTATGGGTGGTCATAATGCAGGAGAAATTGCTAGCTTTCTTGCTGTTAATAGTATTAAGGATCATATTAATAAATATGTTTCTATAGATATGGAAGAACAATCTATAAAGGGAATTATATACGAAGCCTTTAATCGTGCAAATGAAAAAATTCTTATTCATGCAAATGAAAATTTGTCTTGTGATGGGATGGGAACAACCACAACGCTAGTATTGAAAATTAATTCTATTCTTTATATAGGGCATGTAGGTGATAGTCGGGCTTATCTTATTAGAGATGGTGCTATAGAGCAAGTAACTCAGGATCATTCTCTGGTTGCAGAATTAGTTAGAAGCGGTAGTATTACTGAATTGGAAGCAATGAAGCACCCCCAGAAAAATGTTATTACCCGTGCATTAGGAACAAGTAAAAGTATTAAAGTGGATATCTTTACCATTGACTTTAATGCTGCAGATGCTCTAATTTTATGTACAGATGGTTTAAGTAATTTTGTAGATAATTATGAGATAGAAAAGGTTGTATCAGAACTTAAAGATAGTAATGAAGCATGCGAAAGGTTGGTATCAATGGCAAATAAAAGAGGTGGCTATGATAATATTACAGTATTAGTCGCAAAAAATAATGAGAAAAATATAGAGAGTAGGTGA
- the rlmN gene encoding 23S rRNA (adenine(2503)-C(2))-methyltransferase RlmN, with product MEKKDLLSLTLTEIEELLVSMNEKKFRGKQIFQWINKGIKNFDEMTNLSKALRDKLEEHTYITNIKIEEKLVSSIDGTIKYLFLLDDYNIIEGVVMQYNHGLTACISTQVGCAMGCSFCASTLEGLVRNLRAGEMIDQILTMQNDIGDRISNIVLMGSGEPLNNFDETINFLSIINNENGLNIGNRHITLSTSGLVPQIKALADLQIPINLAISLHAPNDELRRKTMPVAKKYSIKELIASCRYYIDKTSRRITFEYALIKGVNDGQKDANELSTLLKGMLCHVNLIPVNSVEERGYKKPSIETIKSFQQVLKKSGIEATVRREMGSDINAACGQLRRKHLQNQQK from the coding sequence ATGGAAAAAAAAGATTTACTAAGTTTAACATTGACAGAAATAGAAGAATTGCTAGTTAGTATGAATGAAAAAAAATTTAGAGGAAAACAAATATTTCAATGGATTAATAAAGGAATCAAAAACTTTGACGAAATGACGAATTTATCTAAAGCTCTAAGAGACAAACTAGAGGAGCATACCTATATTACTAATATTAAAATTGAAGAAAAATTAGTTTCTAGTATAGATGGCACAATAAAATACTTATTTTTATTGGATGATTATAATATAATAGAAGGTGTGGTTATGCAATATAATCATGGGCTAACTGCTTGTATTTCCACACAGGTTGGTTGTGCTATGGGATGTAGCTTTTGTGCATCTACACTTGAAGGTCTAGTTAGAAACTTAAGAGCTGGAGAAATGATAGATCAAATACTAACAATGCAGAATGATATAGGGGATAGAATTTCTAACATAGTATTGATGGGAAGTGGGGAGCCATTAAATAATTTTGATGAGACTATAAATTTCCTTAGCATAATAAATAATGAGAATGGATTAAATATCGGAAATAGACACATTACTCTATCAACTTCAGGACTGGTGCCACAAATTAAAGCCTTAGCTGATTTGCAAATACCTATTAATTTAGCTATATCTTTACATGCTCCTAATGATGAGCTAAGACGAAAGACAATGCCTGTAGCTAAAAAATACTCTATTAAAGAATTAATAGCTAGTTGTAGGTATTATATTGATAAAACTAGCCGCAGAATAACCTTCGAATATGCTTTAATAAAAGGGGTTAATGATGGACAAAAAGATGCTAATGAGCTGTCTACTCTATTAAAGGGTATGCTTTGTCATGTAAATCTAATACCTGTAAATAGTGTAGAGGAAAGAGGATATAAAAAGCCGAGTATAGAGACTATTAAGAGTTTCCAACAAGTATTAAAAAAATCAGGTATAGAAGCAACTGTTAGAAGAGAAATGGGTTCCGATATTAATGCAGCCTGTGGTCAACTAAGAAGAAAACATTTACAAAACCAACAAAAATGA
- the pknB gene encoding Stk1 family PASTA domain-containing Ser/Thr kinase → MIGKILGNRYEIVEKIGGGGMALVYKAKCNLLNRYVAIKVLRPEFINDKDLLDKFRKESQAAASLSHPNIVNVYDVGEEDGVYYIVMEYVDGKTLKELIKEKGKLSKGEILDFTRQIALALKHAHSNHIVHRDIKPHNILVTEDNRAKVTDFGIALAATSSTITNTGSIIGSVHYFSPEQARGGYTDEKSDLYSLGIVMYEMATGRVPFEGDAPITIALKHIQEKPEPPSKYNPSISKGLEAIIIKLTQKEQSARYANASALIEDLYKIKNNFDLDDIDNTLKIEDSPTQIIPMVTANEIRQLTDSQDEVKTMNIKNKKGKKDNSKKDNKRKLVIGSAIAAALVAALVFTFGFFYISDLFKVENVEVPDFKGMNIEKAKELAEDKGLSLNVSTQHNSEVPKDEIINQTTRAGMTVRKGFEVKVIVSEGSKLVSVYVPDLVNENATDAKRLLRDAGLEPGKVSEDSSDEYPIGTIIDQNPRKGVEVAAGSAVDYVVSTGPKVQTFPMPNLLGTTLEEARSILKQFKLEEGSITEEYSDVYVRGYVMEQNISADKEVSEGSVVNLVVSKGSDVPDQMEEIEEDENQNGTEGTQTIQIPLNKYTGKVNVEIYQIDGSNSKKVYSKDHNADKEESPIRVEVTGIGRQQYTVYLNGEKQNPVEVDF, encoded by the coding sequence ATGATTGGTAAAATATTAGGCAATAGATATGAAATTGTTGAAAAAATAGGCGGGGGCGGGATGGCATTAGTATATAAGGCTAAATGCAACCTATTAAATCGTTACGTTGCAATTAAAGTGTTAAGACCGGAATTTATTAACGATAAAGATCTACTAGATAAGTTTAGAAAAGAGTCCCAAGCTGCTGCTAGTTTATCTCATCCTAATATAGTTAATGTGTACGATGTAGGAGAAGAAGATGGTGTATATTATATTGTTATGGAGTATGTGGATGGAAAAACCTTAAAAGAGTTAATTAAGGAAAAGGGGAAGCTGTCTAAGGGCGAAATATTGGATTTTACAAGACAAATAGCCTTAGCATTAAAACATGCTCACTCCAATCATATTGTTCATCGAGATATTAAACCTCATAATATTTTAGTAACAGAGGATAATAGAGCTAAAGTTACAGATTTTGGAATCGCTTTAGCTGCTACCTCGTCTACAATTACCAATACTGGAAGTATAATTGGTTCTGTCCATTATTTTTCTCCGGAACAGGCTAGAGGAGGCTATACTGATGAAAAATCAGACCTATATTCTTTAGGTATTGTTATGTATGAAATGGCCACTGGAAGAGTACCCTTTGAAGGAGATGCACCAATTACAATTGCATTAAAACATATTCAGGAAAAGCCAGAACCTCCTTCTAAGTATAATCCTTCTATTTCGAAGGGGTTAGAAGCTATAATTATTAAATTAACTCAAAAAGAGCAGTCTGCTAGATATGCTAATGCTTCTGCATTAATAGAAGACTTATATAAAATAAAAAACAATTTTGATTTAGATGATATTGATAATACTTTAAAAATTGAAGATTCACCGACTCAAATTATTCCAATGGTTACTGCCAATGAGATAAGACAATTAACTGATAGCCAAGATGAAGTAAAAACTATGAATATAAAAAATAAAAAAGGTAAAAAAGACAATAGTAAAAAAGATAATAAACGTAAACTTGTAATTGGATCTGCTATTGCTGCTGCATTAGTTGCTGCTTTAGTATTTACATTTGGATTCTTTTATATATCCGATTTATTTAAAGTAGAGAATGTAGAGGTACCGGATTTTAAAGGTATGAATATTGAAAAGGCTAAGGAATTGGCAGAGGATAAAGGACTAAGTCTAAATGTAAGTACACAACATAATAGTGAGGTTCCAAAGGATGAAATAATTAATCAAACAACTCGGGCAGGTATGACGGTTAGAAAAGGATTTGAGGTTAAAGTAATTGTTAGTGAAGGAAGTAAACTAGTTTCAGTTTATGTTCCTGATTTAGTTAACGAAAATGCTACAGATGCTAAAAGATTATTAAGAGATGCAGGATTAGAGCCAGGAAAAGTAAGTGAAGATTCTAGTGATGAGTACCCTATAGGAACTATTATTGATCAAAACCCACGTAAAGGGGTTGAAGTTGCTGCTGGATCTGCTGTAGATTATGTAGTGAGCACAGGGCCAAAGGTTCAAACTTTCCCTATGCCAAACCTATTAGGAACAACTTTAGAGGAAGCTCGAAGCATACTAAAACAGTTTAAACTTGAAGAAGGAAGTATTACAGAAGAATATAGCGATGTATATGTAAGAGGCTATGTTATGGAACAAAATATTTCAGCTGATAAAGAAGTAAGTGAAGGATCTGTAGTTAATTTAGTCGTTAGTAAAGGAAGCGATGTACCAGATCAAATGGAAGAAATAGAAGAAGATGAAAATCAAAATGGTACAGAGGGAACACAAACTATTCAGATTCCTTTAAACAAATATACGGGTAAGGTTAATGTGGAGATTTATCAAATAGACGGTTCAAATAGCAAGAAAGTATATAGTAAAGATCATAATGCAGATAAAGAAGAAAGTCCTATTCGAGTAGAGGTAACTGGAATAGGTCGTCAACAATATACTGTCTATCTAAATGGTGAAAAACAAAATCCTGTAGAAGTTGATTTTTAG
- a CDS encoding DUF116 domain-containing protein, producing MEIQNESKKNIVYRKFVFLLVLMFSIIALSVTTLMLLAKGRNQYFYKFTFFIITITLAGVGLLLLSIIITVILLWYDYPIPKASKRILEPSITVIYPMILFLGKLLQYNENTIRRAFTELNNKLVFSNEYHIEGKNILILTPHCIQKSLCPHKITTDIKNCKRCGNCNVDNLIGLEEKYGVSFRVVTGGTLARKIIVDVLPKAIVAIACERDLISGLQDVKKLPVIAVVNRRPEGPCVNTLVDLDEVERAIKHFLLSKKE from the coding sequence ATGGAGATTCAAAATGAGTCAAAGAAAAACATTGTATATAGGAAATTTGTTTTTCTGCTAGTACTCATGTTTAGTATAATAGCCCTTTCTGTAACAACTTTAATGTTACTTGCAAAAGGACGAAATCAATATTTTTACAAGTTTACATTTTTCATTATAACTATAACTCTAGCTGGAGTAGGTCTATTGTTATTATCTATTATTATTACAGTTATTCTTTTATGGTATGACTATCCTATACCTAAGGCTTCCAAAAGAATATTGGAGCCCTCCATTACAGTCATATATCCAATGATACTTTTTTTAGGTAAGTTATTGCAATACAACGAAAATACTATAAGAAGAGCTTTCACGGAGCTAAATAATAAATTAGTATTTAGTAATGAATATCATATAGAGGGAAAGAATATATTAATTTTGACCCCCCATTGCATTCAAAAATCTTTATGTCCTCACAAAATTACTACAGATATTAAAAATTGTAAACGATGTGGTAATTGTAATGTAGATAATCTTATAGGCTTGGAAGAAAAGTATGGAGTAAGCTTTAGAGTAGTGACTGGGGGCACTTTAGCAAGAAAGATAATTGTAGATGTACTACCTAAAGCTATTGTTGCTATAGCATGCGAAAGAGATTTAATTAGTGGGTTACAGGACGTAAAAAAGCTACCGGTTATTGCAGTAGTAAACAGACGGCCAGAGGGCCCATGTGTTAATACCTTAGTTGACTTAGACGAAGTTGAAAGAGCGATTAAGCATTTTTTATTATCTAAGAAAGAGTAA
- the rsmB gene encoding 16S rRNA (cytosine(967)-C(5))-methyltransferase RsmB, whose translation MNPREGALITLYEINEKEAFSNIALNKELRRNSYNQLDKNLLTELVYGVLENQIYIDYIIGQFSTFAIKQMNPYTLNLLRLGIYQLVFLDKVPSFAAVNETVNLSKKYCKKTTGFINGVLRNVQRNMKNIKLPNPEENIVKYLSVKYSHPEWLVKTFLNNFDKDFTEELLKANNTKPELYVRINTLKISIDDCIKLLTDEGYTIKQSPLIREAVAVKGLQNIEQSNLYKKGYIQIQDFSSMLVAKVLDPKEGEYVIDVCSAPGGKTTHMAQIMNNKGTIIARDIHEHKLKLVERNAQRLGIKIIHTENFSGNDLDEKLLNMADKVLVDAPCSGLGIIRRKPEIKYRKQDEDIKSITAIQYDILKNAAKYVKTGGELVYSTCTINTKENEDIVQKFLKDNPSYVLINLNKEYKDLVPGEHNSSTVQLYPNLHNTDGFFISKIKRIK comes from the coding sequence ATGAACCCAAGAGAAGGAGCATTAATAACTTTATATGAAATAAACGAAAAGGAAGCTTTTTCAAATATCGCTTTAAATAAGGAATTGAGAAGGAATTCTTATAATCAATTAGATAAAAATTTATTGACGGAGCTTGTTTACGGTGTCTTAGAAAATCAAATTTATATTGACTATATAATAGGACAGTTTTCAACCTTTGCCATAAAGCAAATGAATCCATATACATTAAACTTATTAAGACTTGGAATATATCAATTAGTTTTTTTAGATAAAGTACCTAGTTTTGCAGCTGTAAATGAAACTGTAAATCTATCAAAAAAGTATTGCAAAAAAACAACAGGATTTATAAATGGAGTCTTAAGAAATGTTCAACGAAATATGAAAAATATTAAGCTACCAAACCCTGAGGAGAATATTGTTAAATATTTATCTGTAAAGTATTCACACCCAGAATGGTTGGTTAAAACATTTTTAAATAATTTTGACAAGGATTTTACAGAAGAACTTTTAAAAGCTAACAATACTAAGCCAGAGCTGTATGTTCGTATAAATACACTGAAAATATCCATAGATGACTGTATAAAGCTTCTTACTGATGAAGGTTACACTATAAAGCAAAGTCCATTGATAAGGGAGGCAGTTGCTGTTAAAGGATTGCAGAATATAGAACAATCTAATTTATATAAAAAAGGATATATTCAAATACAAGATTTTAGCTCCATGCTAGTTGCTAAAGTTCTAGATCCTAAGGAAGGTGAATATGTAATTGATGTATGTAGTGCTCCAGGAGGTAAAACCACCCATATGGCACAAATAATGAACAATAAGGGGACAATAATCGCTAGAGATATCCATGAGCATAAATTAAAACTTGTAGAAAGGAATGCTCAAAGACTAGGGATAAAAATTATTCATACAGAAAACTTTAGTGGAAATGATTTAGATGAAAAACTATTAAATATGGCTGATAAAGTACTGGTAGATGCACCTTGCTCTGGACTCGGAATTATTCGTAGAAAACCTGAAATAAAATATAGAAAACAAGATGAAGATATAAAATCCATTACAGCTATACAGTATGATATACTTAAAAATGCGGCTAAATACGTAAAAACAGGTGGAGAATTAGTCTATAGTACCTGTACTATAAATACTAAAGAAAATGAGGATATTGTACAGAAATTTTTAAAAGACAATCCTAGTTATGTTCTAATTAACCTTAATAAGGAGTATAAAGACCTTGTTCCAGGTGAGCATAATAGTAGTACAGTTCAACTTTATCCTAACTTACATAATACGGATGGATTTTTTATTTCCAAGATAAAACGAATTAAGTAG
- the fmt gene encoding methionyl-tRNA formyltransferase, with translation MKIIYMGTPEFAVPCLETLVNSKHEVIGVFTQPDRPSGRGQKVNITPVKEKALEHNIPIFQPTTLKNEDVINEIKELNPDIIIVVAYGQILPKKVLEIPKYGCINVHASILPKYRGAGPINWAIINGEKKTGITTMYMDVGLDTGDMLLKEEIEIGENETAGELHDRLMKLGAKVLDKTIELLETDEIRGIPQNHDNSSYAPMLTKDLGKIDWSKSAKEIKDLIRGTIPWPTAYTTYNGQVMKIWKSRIIESNKEHAPGKILEITKEYILVATGKNILAIEEIQFSGKKRMSVKDYLIGNNIEANKNLGE, from the coding sequence ATGAAAATAATTTATATGGGGACTCCAGAATTTGCTGTTCCTTGCTTGGAGACTTTGGTAAATAGCAAACATGAGGTAATTGGTGTTTTTACACAACCAGATAGGCCGAGTGGCAGAGGTCAAAAAGTTAATATAACTCCTGTAAAGGAGAAGGCTTTAGAACATAATATTCCTATATTTCAGCCAACTACCTTAAAAAATGAGGATGTAATTAATGAAATAAAGGAGTTAAATCCAGATATTATTATAGTTGTAGCCTATGGTCAAATTTTACCTAAAAAAGTTCTTGAAATACCTAAGTATGGCTGTATTAATGTCCATGCTTCCATATTACCAAAATATCGTGGTGCAGGACCTATTAACTGGGCTATTATTAATGGTGAGAAAAAGACTGGAATTACTACAATGTATATGGATGTTGGTCTAGATACAGGTGATATGCTGTTAAAGGAAGAAATCGAAATAGGTGAGAATGAAACAGCTGGCGAGCTGCACGATCGTTTAATGAAACTTGGCGCTAAGGTATTAGATAAAACAATAGAACTATTAGAAACTGATGAAATAAGGGGTATTCCTCAAAATCATGATAATTCATCATATGCACCAATGCTTACTAAAGATCTTGGTAAAATTGATTGGAGTAAGTCTGCAAAAGAAATAAAAGATCTAATTAGAGGAACAATTCCATGGCCGACGGCTTACACTACCTATAATGGTCAGGTTATGAAAATATGGAAAAGTAGAATAATTGAAAGTAACAAGGAGCATGCACCAGGAAAAATTTTAGAAATAACAAAGGAATATATACTTGTTGCTACGGGTAAAAATATATTAGCTATTGAAGAAATACAATTTAGTGGCAAGAAAAGAATGAGTGTAAAGGATTATTTAATAGGGAATAATATTGAAGCAAATAAGAATTTAGGTGAATAG
- the rsgA gene encoding ribosome small subunit-dependent GTPase A has protein sequence MYSGRLIKGIGGFYYVDINGEIFECKARGLFRKKKVVPVVGDYVEIDIIDRENKKGVMEKINERHNELIRPSVSNVDQAIVVFAVTQPDPHLSLLDRFLVLAESQRLNIIICLNKIDLLKEEEYREIVNIYTSAGYKVILTSSKQDIGISDLREELKNKTTVFAGPSGVGKSTLLNYIHPGLKLQTGEISIKIGRGKHTTRHAELMAVEEDGWVVDTPGFSSLNMDFIHEDDLHFHFPEFVPCMDNCKFNSCKHMNEPSCGVKEAVALGKVSKNRYTSYIQFIDEIRKSRRY, from the coding sequence ATGTATAGTGGTAGGTTGATAAAAGGGATCGGCGGTTTTTATTACGTTGATATTAATGGAGAAATATTTGAATGTAAAGCTCGTGGTCTTTTTAGAAAAAAGAAGGTTGTTCCTGTAGTTGGAGATTACGTTGAAATAGATATTATAGATAGGGAAAACAAGAAGGGTGTCATGGAAAAGATTAACGAACGGCACAATGAATTAATTAGACCTTCTGTATCTAATGTAGATCAAGCTATAGTTGTATTTGCAGTAACCCAGCCAGATCCTCACCTTTCACTCTTAGATCGATTTTTAGTATTGGCAGAAAGTCAGAGGCTAAATATAATTATTTGTCTTAATAAAATCGATTTACTAAAGGAAGAAGAGTATAGAGAAATTGTTAATATATATACTTCTGCTGGTTACAAAGTAATACTAACTAGTAGTAAGCAGGATATAGGAATAAGTGATTTAAGAGAAGAGTTAAAAAATAAGACCACAGTGTTTGCAGGGCCATCTGGAGTAGGTAAATCTACGCTTTTAAATTATATCCATCCTGGGCTAAAGTTACAAACTGGCGAGATAAGTATAAAAATTGGGCGGGGAAAACATACAACACGACATGCAGAACTTATGGCCGTTGAGGAAGATGGTTGGGTTGTAGATACTCCAGGATTTAGTTCTCTAAATATGGATTTTATCCATGAAGATGATCTACACTTTCATTTTCCAGAGTTTGTACCCTGTATGGATAATTGTAAATTTAATTCCTGTAAGCATATGAATGAACCTAGTTGTGGTGTTAAAGAAGCAGTTGCATTAGGTAAAGTATCTAAAAATAGATATACTAGTTATATTCAATTTATTGATGAGATTAGAAAGAGTAGGAGGTACTAA
- a CDS encoding Asp23/Gls24 family envelope stress response protein, translating into MPGKLVTKLGTIIIDDHVLTSIAGVSAMECYGVVGMAAKSAAGGLVELLKREQSGKGVKVHTEEDEITIDIFVIVEFGTRISVVANNIIEKVKYNIEHLTGMNVKKVNINVQGVRVQK; encoded by the coding sequence ATGCCAGGAAAATTAGTTACTAAATTAGGTACAATTATAATTGATGACCATGTTTTAACATCCATTGCAGGTGTTTCAGCTATGGAATGCTATGGGGTAGTAGGAATGGCTGCTAAATCTGCGGCTGGAGGCCTTGTAGAATTATTAAAAAGAGAGCAGTCTGGAAAAGGTGTGAAGGTACATACTGAGGAAGATGAAATAACAATTGATATATTCGTAATTGTAGAATTTGGTACCCGTATATCTGTAGTTGCAAATAATATCATAGAAAAAGTAAAATATAACATTGAGCATTTGACAGGAATGAACGTTAAAAAGGTTAATATTAATGTTCAGGGTGTCAGAGTGCAAAAGTAA
- the rpe gene encoding ribulose-phosphate 3-epimerase yields MMKLAPSILSADFSSLLADIKKVEEAGCDLLHIDVMDGHFVPNITIGPLVMESLKGKTKLPFDVHLMIENPDRYIPQFTKAGAHIISVHSEACIHLHRTIQLIKDNGAKAAVALNPATPLNVIEHVLEDLDMVLIMTVNPGFGGQSFIESSLLKIRALRKIIDTRGLNVDIQVDGGIKVDNVKKVIDAGANIVVAGSAIFNSEDITQTVKQFRENANL; encoded by the coding sequence ATGATGAAATTAGCTCCATCAATATTGTCAGCAGATTTTTCTAGCTTATTAGCAGATATAAAAAAAGTCGAGGAGGCAGGCTGTGATCTTCTTCACATAGATGTAATGGATGGGCATTTTGTTCCAAATATTACAATAGGTCCACTTGTTATGGAAAGTCTGAAGGGTAAAACTAAGCTTCCCTTTGATGTACATTTAATGATAGAAAATCCAGATCGATATATTCCTCAGTTTACTAAAGCAGGAGCTCACATAATATCTGTCCATAGTGAGGCTTGTATTCATTTGCATAGAACTATACAACTTATAAAGGATAATGGTGCAAAGGCAGCTGTTGCGCTTAATCCAGCCACACCTTTAAATGTAATAGAGCATGTACTTGAGGACTTAGATATGGTTCTTATAATGACAGTTAATCCTGGATTTGGAGGACAAAGCTTTATTGAATCAAGCCTATTAAAAATAAGGGCATTAAGAAAAATAATAGATACCAGGGGACTTAATGTCGATATTCAAGTAGATGGTGGCATTAAAGTAGATAATGTTAAAAAGGTTATAGATGCTGGTGCCAATATAGTTGTTGCTGGTTCTGCCATATTTAATAGTGAAGATATTACACAAACAGTAAAACAATTTAGAGAAAATGCTAATTTATAA
- a CDS encoding zinc metallopeptidase, whose product MFYPYRFGFDPTMIFLIPSIIFAMYAQTKVRTTFAKYLRVNGKKGYTGYQVARYILDHNGMRDVPIELTRGQLSDHYDPRKRVVRLSNEVYHSTSLASISVAAHETGHAIQHAHGYIPLSFRNAIFPVASFGSQAAWFFVIFGLIMSAPTLVNIGILLFTAAVLFQVITLPVEFNASSRAMKLLDEGGFIVVDEYNHSRKVLRAAALTYVAATATAVSQLIRLLLIRGQQRD is encoded by the coding sequence ATGTTTTATCCATATCGATTTGGTTTTGATCCAACTATGATTTTTCTGATTCCATCTATTATATTTGCTATGTATGCTCAAACTAAGGTTAGAACAACCTTTGCAAAATATTTAAGAGTAAATGGAAAAAAAGGATATACAGGATATCAAGTTGCCCGATATATATTAGATCATAATGGGATGAGGGATGTTCCAATTGAACTAACTAGGGGTCAGTTAAGCGATCACTATGATCCAAGGAAAAGAGTCGTACGTCTATCTAATGAGGTATACCATAGTACATCATTAGCATCCATTAGTGTTGCAGCCCATGAAACAGGTCATGCAATTCAACATGCTCACGGGTATATACCTCTTAGTTTTAGAAATGCAATTTTTCCAGTAGCCAGCTTTGGATCACAAGCGGCGTGGTTTTTTGTCATTTTTGGTCTTATAATGTCAGCCCCAACTTTGGTAAATATAGGAATATTACTATTTACGGCTGCTGTGCTATTTCAAGTTATTACTCTTCCTGTGGAGTTTAATGCTAGTAGTAGGGCGATGAAATTATTAGATGAGGGTGGTTTTATTGTAGTGGATGAATATAATCACTCTAGAAAAGTACTAAGAGCGGCAGCTCTTACTTATGTAGCAGCTACGGCTACAGCAGTGTCCCAATTAATCCGATTACTTCTTATAAGAGGTCAACAAAGAGACTAA